Proteins encoded by one window of Conger conger chromosome 1, fConCon1.1, whole genome shotgun sequence:
- the wdhd1 gene encoding WD repeat and HMG-box DNA-binding protein 1 — MPAERKPMRYGHSEGHTDVCFDDTGKYIVTCGSDGDVRIWESLDDDDPKSVNVGEKVYSLALKNGKLVTAVSNNTVQIHTFPEGDPDGILTRFTSNANHVAFNCSGSRVAAGSSDFMVKVVEVADSSQQKTLRGHEAPVLSVNFDPKDEFLGTSSCDGSVAVWKIEDQVQVSSWKILQKSNDVSNAKSLCRLSWQPGSGKLLAVPVDTTVQLYERGTWSHVSTLSDDLIAQPVNVVAWSPCGKFLAAGAVGGFLTVWNVETKLCVEREKHEKGYTVCGLAWHPSGKQIAYTDTEGCLGLLDSVLASSSSSSSSSAKSTGKVAPNKEAGDYDDLFDGDGDDGPLEENLSGTRSPAKNAVAEDDDDDDLMPATGRPRNRSSFLDDDENSLDTGSVKLGSDKYGDDDGASNILPSVAPVAPRPVYDGPMPTPPQKPFQPGSTPGHLMHRFMMWNSVGIVRGYSDELDNAIDVEFHDSSVHHAMHLSNSLGHTLADLSQEAVLLACEGTEELASKLQCLHFSSWDTNKEWMVDLPKGEDVRAVCLGQGWVAAATSALLVRVFSVGGVQREVFCLPGPVVCMTGHGEQILIVYHRGTGFDGDQALGVQLLNLGQRRRQVIHGEPLPLSRKSHLSWMGFSAEGTPCFVDSEGVVRLLNRSLGNTWTPVCNTREHCKGKSDHYWVVGVHENPQQLRCIPCKGARFPPTLPRPAVAILPFQLPLCQTSTEKGQMEEQYWRSVLFHNHFDFLSASGYEVSEEGRTRAQNEQQELLMKMFALSCKLEREFRCVELAELMTQRVVTLAVRYASRSRRMALAQRLGELAMEKAAAQRKEEQEEEEPDHTSGRQASGYSRAAVECAESPQWGRRPEPAREEEECEEDDGQQQMEEEEAAESRKPPLNPFNKGATSPEKPSPKPASKEGRVNPFKVSGSGKSPGPSWGQSRVTNVLDTMTPSTRKPSLVAGPGAKQNKGPVLKPLAPRPKSKTQPTLLQMSVPRPASRGQQKEPAVEKQSVAGGQSPASPADNSENRKPKTGFQLWLEENRKGILADNPDLGETDVVKEAMGKFRALSSEDRLSWTERAKGPSSEVAELKKRKRREEENEEVKNDEGNERESSAKKKKPLDASAKLSAFAFNKD; from the exons AA GTACATTGTCACGTGCGGGAGTGACGGAGATGTCCGGATATGGGAGAGCCTAGATGACGACGACCCCAAATCTGTCAACGTCGGGGAGAAGGTCTACTCTCTGGCTTTGAAG AATGGGAAGCTGGTTACAGCCGTGTCCAACAACACGGTTCAGATCCACACATTTCCCGAGGGGGATCCGGACGGGATACTGACCCGCTTCACCTCCAACGCCAACCACGTGGCCTTCAACTGCAGCGGGTCCAGGGTGGCAGCTGGCTCCAG CGACTTCATGGTGAAAGTTGTGGAGGTGGCAGACAGCAGCCAGCAGAAGACGCTGCGAGGTCACGAAGcccctgtcctgagcgtgaacTTTGACCCCAAGGATGAGTTCCTG GGCACTTCTAGCTGTGATGGATCTGTAGCTGTTTGGAAAATTGAAGACCAG GTTCAAGTGAGCAGTTGGAAGATTCTTCAGAAGTCCAATGACGTCAGCAATGCCAAGTCACTGTGCAGATTATCATGGCAGCCAGGTTCTGGAAAA CTGTTGGCCGTTCCCGTGGACACGACCGTGCAGCTGTACGAGAGGGGCACCTGGAGCCACGTCAGCACCCTCTCCGATGACCTCATCGCCCAG cctGTTAACGTGGTGGCCTGGTCTCCGTGTGGGAAGTTCCTAGCCGCTGGTGCTGTAGGGGGATTCCTGACGGTTTGGAACGTGGAGACCAAGCTATGTGTGGAGAG GGAGAAGCATGAGAAGGGGTACACAGTGTGTGGGTTGGCCTGGCATCCTTCGGGGAAGCAGATAGCCTACACTGACACAGAGGGCTGCCTGGGGCTGCTGGACAGTGTGTtggcctcttcctcctcctcttcctcctcatctgCAAAGAGCACCGGCAAG GTGGCGCCAAACAAGGAGGCGGGCGACTACGACGACCTGTTCGACGGCGACGGCGACGACGGGCCCCTGGAGGAGAACCTGAGCGGAACCCGCTCGCCGGCGAAGAACGCGGTCGCCgaggacgacgacgacgacgacctCATGCCTGCGACGGGCCGGCCTCGTAACCGCAGCTCTTTCCTTGACGACGACGAAAACTCGCTCG ACACCGGCTCGGTGAAGCTGGGGTCGGACAAGTATGGGGACGACGACGGGGCCAGCAACATTCTGCCGTCTGTGGCCCCGGTTGCGCCCCGCCCTGTCTACGATGGGCCCATGCCCACCCCCCCACAGAAGCCCTTTCAACCGGGCTCCACCCCTGGGCACCTAATGCATCGCTTCATG ATGTGGAACTCCGTGGGCATCGTCCGCGGTTACAGCGACGAGCTGGACAACGCCATCGACGTGGAGTTCCACGACAGCTCGGTCCACCACGCCATGCACCTCTCCAACTCCCTGGGTCACACGCTGGCTGACCTATCCCAGGAGGCCGTGCTCCTGGCCTGCGAGGGCACCGAGGAGCTCGCCAG taagctgcagtgtctgcactTCTCCTCCTGGGACACCAATAAGGAGTGGATGGTGGACCTGCCGAAGGGCGAGGACGTGAGGGCCGTGTGCTTGGGACAGGGCTGGGTTGCCGCGGCGACCAGCGCCCTGCTGGTGCGGGTCTTCTCAGTGGGCGGGGTCCAGAGGGAGGTGTTCTGCCTGCCCGGGCCGGTTGTCTGCATGACCGGACATGGAGAGCAGATCCTCATCGTCTACCACAgag GCACAGGCTTTGATGGGGACCAGGCCCTGGGCGTCCAGCTGCTGAATTTGGGACAGAGGAGGAGGCAGGTCATCCATGGGGAGCCCCTCCCGCTCTCCCGAAAATCCCACCTCTCCTGGATGGGCTTCTCCGCTGAGG GCACGCCGTGCTTTGTGGACTCGGAGGGCGTGGTGCGCCTGCTAAACCGTTCCCTGGGAAACACGTGGACGCCTGTGTGTAACACGCGGGAGCACTGCAAGGGCAAGTCCGACCACTACTGGGTGGTGGGCGTGCACGAGAACCCCCAACAGCTCAG GTGCATACCCTGTAAGGGGGCGCGTTTCCCCCCCACGCTGCCCCGCCCCGCGGTGGCCATCCTGCCCTTTCAGCTGCCGCTGTGCCAGACCAGcacggagaagggccagatggAG GAGCAGTACTGGCGTTCTGTGCTGTTCCACAACCACTTCGACTTCCTGTCAGCCAGCGGATATGAGGTCAGCGAGGAGGGGAGGACCCGGGCCCAGAATGAGCAGCAGGAGCTGCTGATGAAGATGTTTGCG ctGTCCTGTAAGCTGGAGCGGGAGTTCCGCTGCGTGGAGCTGGCGGAGCTGATGACGCAGCGCGTGGTGACTCTGGCCGTGCGCTACGCCTCGCGCTCCCGCCGCATGGCCCTGGCTCAGCGGCTCGGGGAGCTCGCCATGGAGAAGGCCGCCGCCCAGCGGaaagaggaacaggaagaggaggagcctgACCACACCAGCGGCAGGCAGGCCTCTGG GTACAGCAGGGCAGCGGTCGAGTGCGCAGAAAGCCCGCAGTGGGGAAGGAGGCCGGAACCGGCACGCGAGGAAGAGGAGTGTGAGGAAGACGACGGTCAGCAGCAGatggaagaggaagaggcagcgGAGAGCAGGAAGCCAC CTCTGAATCCATTTAATAAAGGGGCCACCTCACCGGAAAAACCATCCCCAAAGCCAG CTAGCAAAGAAGGCCGTGTAAACCCTTTCAAG GTGTCGGGTTCGGGGAAGTCCCCCGGCCCGTCGTGGGGGCAGTCTCGCGTGACCAATGTCTTGGACACCATGACTCCGTCGACCCGGAAACCCTCTCTCGTGGCCGGTCCTGGGGCCAAGCAGAATAAGGGTCCGGTTCTGAAGCCGCTGGCACCAAGACCCAAGTCCAAG acccagcccacGCTGCTGCAGATGAGCGTCCCCAGaccagccagcagggggcagcagaaggAGCCGGCTGTGGAGAAGCAGAGCGTCGCGGGTGGGCAGTCTCCAGCCTCTCCCGCGGACAATAGCGAGAACAGGAA GCCAAAGACAGGCTTCCAGCTATGGCTTGAGGAGAACCGTAAGGGTATTCTGGCCGATAATCCGGACCTGGGTGAGACCGACGTCGTCAAGGAGGCTATGGGCAAATTCAGAGCTCTGTCCTCAGAGGACCGGCTG